The proteins below are encoded in one region of Polypterus senegalus isolate Bchr_013 chromosome 2, ASM1683550v1, whole genome shotgun sequence:
- the LOC120524272 gene encoding olfactory receptor 1-like has translation MFNSSLSMSEFVLHCAIKPEQRNITATLLILIYLVSLTGNLLVILIIIMNHQLHSPMYIYICTLAMIDLANSTILIPKMVSAVLFDSLVVAYAACLVQMYLILNLELMESLLLTSMAIDRYVAVVFPLRYPSVVTSKAVCIGVMLLAVTAFLINISCMMFVSELSFCETNILPYCFCDYSTMVHIACTEDPKYLLLLSTIVITTGVFPLALILFSYFIIALAALRTSSVEGKKKVFSTCLTHLLVVGLFYIPLMTSYILPGAGVKLSTEAYNAMVIVGNVVPPMMNPIIYSFRNKEIKSSIYKLFTGRRTSPKINNH, from the coding sequence ATGTTCAACAGCAGTCTGTCCATGTCAGAGTTTGTTTTGCACTGTGCAATTAAGCCTGAACAAAGAAATATAACAGCCACTCTGCTCATATTGATCTATCTGGTGTCCCTAACTGGCAATCTGCTGGTTATCCTGATCATCATAATGAACCATCAGCTGCACTCGCcaatgtatatctatatctgcACTCTTGCAATGATAGACTTGGCAAATAGTACAAtcctaattccaaaaatggtatctGCTGTTCTTTTTGACTCATTAGTAGTTGCATATGCTGCCTGTTTAGTCCAGATGTATCTAATATTAAATTTAGAGCTGATGGAATCTCTTCTGTTGACATCTATGGCAATTGACCGATATGTTGCTGTCGTTTTTCCATTAAGATACCCTTCAGTTGTTACAAGTAAAGCTGTATGTATTGGTGTTATGTTATTGGCAGTTACTGCTTTCCTAATTAATATATCGTGTATGATGTTTGTCAGTGAGCTTTCTTTCTGTGAGACTAATATTCTGCCTTACTGTTTCTGTGATTATTCAACAATGGTTCATATTGCTTGTACAGAAGATCCCAAATACTTGCTTCTTTTGTCAACTATAGTTATCACAACTGGAGTGTTTCCATTAGCActaattctgttttcttattttataattgCTTTGGCTGCACTAAGGACCTCATCTGTTGAAGGAAAGAAGAAGGTTTTCAGCACCTGCCTTACTCACCTTCTAGTGGTCGGACTGTTTTATATACCACTCATGACATCGTACATATTGCCAGGTGCAGGAGTAAAACTTTCCACCGAAGCATATAATGCAATGGTCATTGTTGGAAATGTAGTTCCTCCCATGATGAATCCTATAATCTACAGCTTTAGGAACAAGGAGATAAAAAGCAGCATTTACAAGCTTTTCACTGGGAGGAGAACATCTCcgaaaataaataatcactaa